A window of Strix aluco isolate bStrAlu1 chromosome 2, bStrAlu1.hap1, whole genome shotgun sequence contains these coding sequences:
- the COG3 gene encoding conserved oligomeric Golgi complex subunit 3: MTLLPRDAARSARCLPRKRRPAPLRGPARPGSAAAPPPPAPASMAEPPPAEAAGREVRDRLSLWDRRPQPAAPLSDRQTDSVLELKAAAENLPVPPELPIEDLCSLTSQSLTVTLTAAVPESTEDVLLKGFAVLGMEDERIETAQQFFSWFAQVQTQMDQDEGAKYRQMRDYLSGFQEQCDAILNDVNSALQHLESLQKQYLFVSTKTGTLHEACEQLLKEQSELVDLAENIQQKLSYFNELENINTKLNSPTLSVNSEGFIPMLAKLDDCIAYISSHPNFKDYPVYLIKFKQCLSKAMHLIKTYTVNTLQNLTSQLMKRDPSAVPNSDNAFTLFYVKFRAAAPKVRTLIEQVEQRSEKMPEYQQVLNEIHQCYLDQRELLLGPSIASTVTELTSQNNRDHCALVRSGCAFMVHVCQDEHQLYNEFFTKPTPKLDELLEKLCLSLYDVLRPMIIHVIHLETLSELCGILKNEMLEDHVQNNAEQLGAFAAGVKQMLEDVQERLVYRTHIYIQTDITGYKPAPGDLAYPDKLEMMEQIAQSLKEEQKKLPSEASFSDVRLEDPESCSLVKSGSAESLNARHQTTISPADLHGMWYPTVRRTLVCLSKLYRCIDRAVFQGLSQEALSACIHSLLGAADAISKNKTQVDGQLFLIKHLLILREQIAPFHTDFTIKEISLDLKKTRDAAFKILNPKTVSRFFRLNSNNALIQFLLEGTPEIREHYIDSKKDVDRHLKSACEQFIQQQTKQFIEQLEEFMTKVAALKTMATQGGPKYSLSQQPWAQPAKINDLVSSTYKTIKTKLPSTLRSMSLYLSNKDTELILFKPVRNNIQQMFQKLHALLKEEFSNEDLQIIACPSMEQVNLLLSMSK; the protein is encoded by the exons ATGACGCTACTGCCACGCGACGCGGCGCGGAGCGCGCGGTGCCTCCCCCGGAagcgccgccccgctcccctccgtggcccggcccggcccggctccgccgccgctcccccgccccccgcccctgccAGCATggcggagccgccgcccgccgagGCGGCGGGCAGGGAGGTGCGGGACCGCCTGAGCCTGTGGGAccgccgcccgcagcccgccGCGCCGCTCAGCGACCGCCAGACGGACTCGGTGCTGGAGCTGAAGGCGGCGGCCGAGAACCTGCCGGTGCCGCCCGAG CTTCCAATTGAAGATTTGTGCAGCCTGACATCCCAGTCACTAACTGTTACGCTGACAGCTGCGGTGCCGGAATCCACAGAGGATGTCCTCTTAAAAGGATTTGCTGTACTGGGGATGGAGGATGAAAGAATTGAAACAGCACAGCAG TTCTTCTCCTGGTTTGCTCAGGTACAAACACAGATGGATCAAGATGAAGGTGCCAAGTATAG GCAAATGCGGGATTACTTGTCTGGCTTTCAGGAGCAGTGTGATGCTATCTTGAACGATGTGAATAGTGCCCTTCAGCACCTGGAGTCACTGCAAAAACAGTATCTCTTTGTGTCCACAAAGACAGGAACGCTGCACGAGGCCTGTGAACAACTTTTGAAAGAGCAG tCAGAACTTGTTGACCTGGCTGAAAACATCCAGCAGaaactttcttattttaatgaGCTGGAAAACATCAACACC aaactgAATTCTCCTACACTCTCTGTGAACAGTGAAGGATTCATTCCCATGCTGGCTAAGCTTGATGATTGTATTGCATATATTTCATCACAT CCAAATTTTAAAGACTATCCTGTATATTTGATAAAGTTTAAACAATGCCTTTCTAAAGCTATGCACCTTATCAAGACATACACTGTGAATACACTACAGAACCTCACAAGCCAGTTAATGAAAAGG GATCCTTCAGCTGTGCCAAATTCTGACAATGCCTTTACGCTGTTTTATGTAAAATTCAGAGCAGCTGCTCCCAAAGTCAGA ACTCTTATTGAACAAGTAGAGCAAAGATCTGAAAAAATGCCGGA GTATCAACAAGTTCTCAATGAAATCCATCAGTGTTACCTCGACCAGAGGGAGCTTTTGCTTGGTCCGAGTATCGCTAGCACTGTTACAGAATTAACCAGTCAGAACAACAGAGATCATTGTGCTCTG GTACGAAGTGGTTGTGCCTTTATGGTTCATGTATGTCAGGATGAACACCAGCTTTACAATGAGTTCTTcacaaaaccaacaccaaaactGGA tgAACTCTTGGAGAAGTTGTGTCTTTCATTGTATGATGTCCTGAGGCCAATGATCATCCATGTCATTCACTTAGAGACACTTTCTGAACTCTGCGGGATTCTCAAAAATGAGATGCTTGAAGATCATGTACAGAACAATG CTGAACAACTGGGTGCATTTGCAGCTGGTGTCAAGCAGATGTTAGAAGATGTACAGGAGCGTCTTGTCTATAGGACGCATATTTACATTCAGACTGATATCACAGGCTACAAGCCTGCTCCGGGTGATCTTGCATATCCTGACAAGTTGGAAATGATGGAG CAAATTGCACAGAGTTTAAAAGAGGAACAGAAGAAGCTGCCATCTGAAGCTTCATTTTCAGATGTCCGACTAGAAGATCCTGAGTCCTGCAGCTTAGTTAAATCTG GTTCAGCAGAATCCCTTAATGCCAGGCACCAGACCACAATTTCACCAGCAGATCTGCATGGAATGTGGTATCCTACTGTCAGAAGGACTCTAGTGTGTCTCTCCAAACTGTACAGATGTATAGAC AGGGCGGTGTTTCAGGGCTTATCGCAAGAGGCCTTATCTGCCTGCATCCACTCGCTGCTGGGAGCTGCCGATGCTATCAGCAAAAACAAG ACCCAGGTTGATGGACAgcttttcttaataaaacaccTTTTGATTCTTCGTGAACAAATTGCTCCTTTCCACACTGATTTCACCATTAAGGAAATTTCCCTGGACCTTAAGAAAACTAGAG ATGCAGCATTTAAAATTCTGAACCCTAAGACAGTTTCAAGATTTTTTCGACTAAACAGCAACAACGCCTTGATACAGTTCTTACTGGAG GGTACTCCAGAAATCAGAGAACATTATATTGACTCTAAGAAAGATGTAGATCGTCATCTGAAATCAGCTTGTGAGCAGTTTATTCAGCAGCAAACCAAACAGTTTATAGAACAGCTGGAGGAGTTCATGACAAAG GTAGCTGCTTTAAAAACAATGGCCACTCAAGGAGGTCCCAAGTACAGCCTTTCACAGCAACCTTGGGCACAACCAg